Proteins encoded by one window of Salvia splendens isolate huo1 chromosome 5, SspV2, whole genome shotgun sequence:
- the LOC121805905 gene encoding protein LURP-one-related 5-like, which produces MPWPSTAKRMPDAVMKSGAIVEERYVYEEAAHLTVRKTSLFFAGDGFTAYDCKGELVFRVDSYGPEAGDTGEVVLMDASGRCILTVRRKRPSLHQRWEGFVGDGAEGKKPLFSVRRSSIIGRSSMTVEVYSKPGEEYQIEGSFGCRNCNIFNNEKAIVAEVRRKVDATTNVVLGKDVFVLSLKPGFDGAFAMGLVLILDQIYGSDEDDDADGSLNGNKVGLEPSSEDSSSNPSP; this is translated from the exons ATGCCGTGGCCGTCGACGGCGAAGCGAATGCCCGACGCAGTGATGAAGAGCGGCGCGATTGTGGAGGAACGCTACGTCTACGAAGAAGCGGCGCATCTCACTGTGCGGAAAACCTCTCTCTTTTTCGCCGGCGACGGCTTCACTGCTTACGATTGCAAAGGCGAGCTCGTCTTCCGAGTCGACTCTTACGGTCCCGAAGCCGGTGATACTGGCGAAGTCGTTCTCATGGACGCTTCCGGAAGATGCATCCTCACCGTCCGCCGCAAG AGGCCGAGCCTACACCAGCGGTGGGAGGGCTTCGTCGGCGACGGAGCGGAAGGGAAGAAGCCGCTGTTCAGCGTGCGGAGATCCTCGATAATCGGACGGTCAAGCATGACGGTGGAGGTGTATTCCAAACCAGGCGAGGAGTACCAGATCGAAGGCTCGTTCGGGTGCCGGAATTGCAACATTTTCAACAACGAAAAAGCGATCGTGGCGGAGGTCCGCCGCAAGGTGGATGCGACGACAAACGTGGTGCTCGGTAAAGACGTGTTCGTGCTGTCGCTGAAGCCAGGGTTCGACGGCGCCTTCGCCATGGGGCTGGTGCTGATACTCGATCAGATCTACGGCTCCGACGAAGACGACGATGCCGACGGAAGCCTCAACGGAAACAAGGTCGGGTTGGAGCCATCCAGTGAGGATTCGAGTTCGAATCCCTCTCCCTAA